Proteins encoded together in one Gemmatimonadetes bacterium T265 window:
- the nuoA1 gene encoding NADH-quinone oxidoreductase subunit A 1 — translation MTRAYLPILLLLGIVTAMAATFIVLSALTVKPQRNAVKQQAYESGIAPLGDARERFSVKFYLVAMLFIVFDIETVFLVPWGAWYRQLSCSVPLTTAGCPAGQASFFGLGEMLVFMAILVVGLVYVWRKGALQWD, via the coding sequence GTGACGCGCGCGTACCTGCCCATTCTGCTGCTGCTCGGCATCGTGACGGCGATGGCGGCGACGTTCATCGTCCTGAGCGCGCTGACCGTGAAGCCGCAGCGCAACGCGGTCAAGCAGCAGGCGTACGAGTCCGGCATCGCCCCGCTCGGCGACGCGCGCGAGCGGTTCTCCGTCAAGTTCTACCTCGTCGCGATGCTCTTCATCGTCTTCGACATCGAGACGGTGTTCCTCGTGCCCTGGGGCGCGTGGTACCGGCAGCTGTCGTGCAGCGTCCCGCTCACGACCGCGGGCTGCCCGGCGGGGCAGGCGTCGTTCTTCGGGCTCGGCGAGATGCTCGTGTTCATGGCGATCCTCGTGGTCGGGCTGGTCTACGTGTGGCGGAAGGGGGCGTTGCAGTGGGACTGA
- the nuoB gene encoding NADH-quinone oxidoreductase subunit B, with translation MGLITKPEAPATTRAVANASSDSWVTTRLDFLVNWARANSMWPMPFGTACCAIEFMATAASRFDLARFGMERLSYSPRQADVLLCAGRVPYKLAPVIRRIYQQMPNPKWVISMGACASTGGMFDNYAVVQGIDTIIPVDVYVPGCPPRPESLMYGIMMLQDKVRNERLRDASRHAEIAPDPSSQLYIPPSAIDELAQNIGNSVHQTRSSV, from the coding sequence GTGGGACTGATCACCAAGCCGGAGGCGCCCGCGACGACGCGCGCGGTCGCGAACGCCTCGTCCGATTCGTGGGTCACGACGCGGCTCGACTTCCTCGTCAACTGGGCGCGCGCGAACTCGATGTGGCCGATGCCCTTCGGGACGGCGTGCTGCGCGATCGAGTTCATGGCGACCGCGGCGAGCCGCTTCGACCTCGCGCGCTTCGGGATGGAGCGGCTGAGCTATTCGCCGCGTCAGGCCGACGTGCTTCTCTGCGCGGGGCGCGTGCCGTACAAGCTCGCGCCGGTCATCCGCCGCATCTACCAGCAGATGCCGAACCCGAAGTGGGTGATCTCGATGGGCGCGTGCGCGTCGACGGGCGGCATGTTCGACAACTACGCCGTCGTGCAGGGGATCGACACGATCATCCCCGTCGACGTGTACGTGCCGGGCTGCCCGCCGCGCCCGGAGTCGCTCATGTACGGGATCATGATGCTGCAGGACAAGGTGCGGAACGAGCGTCTGCGCGACGCGTCGCGCCACGCCGAGATCGCCCCCGACCCGTCGAGCCAGCTCTACATCCCGCCGTCCGCGATCGACGAGCTCGCGCAGAACATCGGGAACTCGGTGCACCAGACCCGCTCGAGCGTCTGA